In Pongo abelii isolate AG06213 chromosome 15, NHGRI_mPonAbe1-v2.0_pri, whole genome shotgun sequence, a single window of DNA contains:
- the AKAP5 gene encoding A-kinase anchor protein 5, whose amino-acid sequence METTVSEIHVENKDEKRSAEGSPGAERQKEKASMLCFKRRKKAAKALKPKAGSEAADVARKCPQEAGASDQPEPQRGAWASLKHLVTRRKRSESSKQQKPLEAEMQPAINAEDADLSKKKAKSRLKIPCIKFPRGPKRGNHSKIIEDSDCSIKVQEEAEILDIQTQTPLNDQATKAKSTQDLSEGISRKDGDEVCESNVSNSITSGEKVISVELGLDNGHSAIPTGTLILEEIETIKEKQDVQPQQASPLETSETDHQQPVLSDVPPLPAIPDQQIVEEASNSILESAPNGKDYESREIVAEETKPKDTELSQESDFKENGITEEKSKSEESKRMEPIAIIITDTEISEFDVKKSKNVPKQFLISTENEQVGVFANDNGFEDRTSEQYETLLIETASSLVKNAIQLSIEQLVNEMASDDNKINNLLQ is encoded by the coding sequence ATGGAAACCACAGTTTCAGAAATTCATGTAGAAAACAAGGATGAGAAGAGATCAGCAGAAGGTAGTCCTGGGGCtgaaaggcagaaggaaaaggcATCCATGCTTTGCttcaagagaagaaagaaagcagcCAAAGCACTGAAGCCCAAAGCTGGCTCTGAAGCTGCTGATGTAGCAAGGAAGTGTCCGCAAGAAGCAGGAGCTTCTGATCAGCCAGAGCCCCAACGGGGGGCCTGGGCCTCACTCAAACATCTTGTAACACGCAGGAAAAGGTCAGAGTCTTCAAAGCAGCAAAAGCCATTGGAGGCTGAAATGCAACCTGCAATAAACGCTGAGGATGCTGATCTTTCtaagaaaaaggcaaaatctAGACTTAAGATTCCCTGCATAAAATTCCCAAGAGGGCCAAAAAGGGGTAATCATTCCAAAATTATAGAAGACTCAGACTGCAGCATCAAAgtccaggaagaagctgaaaTTTTGGATATACAAACACAGACCCCATTGAATGATCAGGCAACAAAGGCTAAGTCAACCCAGGATCTAAGTGAAGGCATCTCACGGAAAGATGGTGATGAGGTCTGTGAATCAAATGTGAGCAATAGCATAACTTCTGGAGAGAAAGTGATTTCAGTAGAACTTGGATTAGATAATGGGCATTCTGCTATTCCAACGGGAACTCTAATCCTTGAAGAAATTGAAACGATCAAGGAAAAACAAGATGTTCAACCCCAGCAAGCAAGCCCACTTGAAACTTCAGAAACAGACCATCAGCAACCAGTACTTTCTGATGTTCCTCCTTTACCTGCAATCCCAGATCAACAAATTGTGGAAGAAGCCAGTAACAGTATCCTAGAAAGTGCACCAAATGGAAAAGACTATGAAAGTAGAGAGATTGTAGCTGAAGAAACTAAGCCAAAAGATACTGAATTGAGCCAAGAAtcagattttaaagaaaatgggaTCACTGAAGAGAAATCCAAAtcagaagaaagcaaaagaatggagccaattgctattattattacagaCACTGAAATCAGTGAATTTGATGTTAAGAAATCTAAAAATGTCCCTAAGCAATTCTTAATTTCAACTGAAAATGAGCAAGTAGGGGTTTTTGCTAATGATAATGGTTTTGAGGATAGAACTTCAGAACAATATGAAACACTCTTAATTGAAACAGCCTCTTCTCTCGTCAAGAATGCTATTCAGTTGTCAATAGAACAGCTGGTTAATGAAATGGCCTctgatgataataaaataaacaatcttCTACAGTGA
- the ZBTB25 gene encoding zinc finger and BTB domain-containing protein 25 isoform X2, whose translation MLGGRCGYCFPACDYLVSRARRHPPAFSIFKLCLSCSKQIRFFFLKLDPSYHRLLWHSVFGVIRCYQLRRQRIAQRSTWNLTAPSMFQQLAPGSPQGIKFGILSLETQVLLAELLILSQDSVITTMDTASHSLVLLQQLNMQREFGFLCDCTVAIGDVYFKAHRAVLAAFSNYFKMIFIHQTSECIKIQPTDIQPDIFSYLLHIMYTGKGPKQIVDHSRLEEGIRFLHADYLSHIATEMNQVFSPETVQSSNLYGIQISTTQKTVVKQGLEVKEAPSSNSGNRAALQGDHPQLQLSLAIGLDDGTADQQRACPATQALEEHQKPPVSIKQERCDPESVISQSHPSPSSEVTGPTFTENSIKIHLCHYCGERFDSRSNLRQHLHTHVSGSLPFGVPASILESNDLGEVHPLNENSEALECRRLSSFIVKENEQQPDHTNRGTTEPLQISQVSLISKDTEPVELNCNFSFSRKRKMSCTICGHKFARKSQLLEHMYTHKGKSYRYNRCQRFGNALAQRFQPYCDSWSDVSLKSSRLSQEHLDLPCALESELTQENVDTILVE comes from the exons ATGCTGGGAGGACGCTGCGGCTACTGTTTCCCAGCTTGTGATTACCTAGTTTCTAGGGCAAGAAGACATCCCCCCGCCTTTTCTATCTTCAAATTATGTTTATCTTGTTCTAAGCAAATCcggtttttctttttgaagctTGACCCATCTTATCACCGTCTTCTCTGGCACTCAGTATTTGGAGTAATCAGGTGTTATCAGTTGCGGAGGCAGCGCATAGCACAACGTAGTACCTGGAACCTGACTGCACCTAGTATGTTTCAACAGTTAGCGCCCGGATCACCCCAAGGGATTAAATTTGGCATTCTTTCTCTTGAGACTCAAGTCCTTCTGGCAGAGCTGTTGATCCTCTCACAAGATTCTGTCAT AACCACAATGGATACTGCCAGCCATAGCCTTGTTCTTCTCCAGCAGCTGAACATGCAGCgagaatttggttttctgtgtgaTTGCACAGTTGCAATTGGAGATGTTTACTTCAAAGCCCACAGAGCGGTGCTTGCTGCTTTTTCTAACTATTTCAAGATGATATTTATTCACCAAACAAG tgaATGCATAAAAATACAACCAACTGACATCCAACCTGACATATTCAGCTATTTGTTGCACATTATGTACACGGGGAAAGGGCCAAAACAGATTGTGGATCATAGTCGTTTGGAGGAAGGGATTCGATTTCTTCACGCCGACTACCTTTCTCACATTGCAACTGAAATGAATCAAGTGTTCTCACCAGAGACTGTGCAGTCCTCAAATTTATATGGCATTCAGATCTCAACAACCCAAAAAACAGTTGTCAAACAAGGACTGGAGGTCAAAGAAGCTCCTTCTAGTAACAGTGGAAACAGAGCTGCTCTCCAGGGTGACCACCCCCAGTTGCAGCTGTCTCTTGCTATTGGTCTGGATGATGGCACTGCAGACCAGCAGAGGGCCTGTCCTGCCACCCAGGCCCTGGAGGAGCACCAGAAGCCCCCAGTTTCCATCAAGCAGGAGAGATGTGACCCAGAATCTGTGATCTCCCAGAGCCACCCCTCACCCTCATCAGAGGTGACAGGCCCCACTTTTACTGAAAACAGTATCAAAATACACTTATGCCATTACTGTGGGGAACGTTTTGATTCCCGTAGTAACCTAAGGCAACATCTTCATACACATGTGTCTGGATCCCTGCCATTCGGTGTCCCTGCTTCCATTCTGGAAAGTAATGACCTTGGTGAAGTACATCCCCTCAATGAAAACAGCGAGGCCCTTGAATGCCGCAGGCTCAGCTCCTTCATTGTTAAGGAGAATGAACAGCAGCCAGACCACACCAACCGGGGTACCACAGAGCCTTTGCAGATCAGTCAAGTATCTTTGATCTCCAAAGACACAGAGCCAGTAGAATTaaactgtaatttttctttttcaaggaaaagaaaaatgagctgtACCATCTGTGGTCATAAATTCGCTCGAAAGAGCCAATTGTTggaacacatgtatacacacaaagGTAAATCTTACAGATATAACCGATGCCAAAGGTTTGGTAATGCATTGGCCCAGAGATTTCAGCCATACTGTGACAGCTGGTCTGATGTCTCCCTGAAAAGTTCTCGCTTGTCACAAGAACACTTAGACTTGCCTTGTGCCTTAGAGTCAGAGCTTACACAAGAAAATGTGGATACTATCCTAGTTGAGTAG
- the ZBTB25 gene encoding zinc finger and BTB domain-containing protein 25 isoform X1 — translation MDTASHSLVLLQQLNMQREFGFLCDCTVAIGDVYFKAHRAVLAAFSNYFKMIFIHQTSECIKIQPTDIQPDIFSYLLHIMYTGKGPKQIVDHSRLEEGIRFLHADYLSHIATEMNQVFSPETVQSSNLYGIQISTTQKTVVKQGLEVKEAPSSNSGNRAALQGDHPQLQLSLAIGLDDGTADQQRACPATQALEEHQKPPVSIKQERCDPESVISQSHPSPSSEVTGPTFTENSIKIHLCHYCGERFDSRSNLRQHLHTHVSGSLPFGVPASILESNDLGEVHPLNENSEALECRRLSSFIVKENEQQPDHTNRGTTEPLQISQVSLISKDTEPVELNCNFSFSRKRKMSCTICGHKFARKSQLLEHMYTHKGKSYRYNRCQRFGNALAQRFQPYCDSWSDVSLKSSRLSQEHLDLPCALESELTQENVDTILVE, via the exons ATGGATACTGCCAGCCATAGCCTTGTTCTTCTCCAGCAGCTGAACATGCAGCgagaatttggttttctgtgtgaTTGCACAGTTGCAATTGGAGATGTTTACTTCAAAGCCCACAGAGCGGTGCTTGCTGCTTTTTCTAACTATTTCAAGATGATATTTATTCACCAAACAAG tgaATGCATAAAAATACAACCAACTGACATCCAACCTGACATATTCAGCTATTTGTTGCACATTATGTACACGGGGAAAGGGCCAAAACAGATTGTGGATCATAGTCGTTTGGAGGAAGGGATTCGATTTCTTCACGCCGACTACCTTTCTCACATTGCAACTGAAATGAATCAAGTGTTCTCACCAGAGACTGTGCAGTCCTCAAATTTATATGGCATTCAGATCTCAACAACCCAAAAAACAGTTGTCAAACAAGGACTGGAGGTCAAAGAAGCTCCTTCTAGTAACAGTGGAAACAGAGCTGCTCTCCAGGGTGACCACCCCCAGTTGCAGCTGTCTCTTGCTATTGGTCTGGATGATGGCACTGCAGACCAGCAGAGGGCCTGTCCTGCCACCCAGGCCCTGGAGGAGCACCAGAAGCCCCCAGTTTCCATCAAGCAGGAGAGATGTGACCCAGAATCTGTGATCTCCCAGAGCCACCCCTCACCCTCATCAGAGGTGACAGGCCCCACTTTTACTGAAAACAGTATCAAAATACACTTATGCCATTACTGTGGGGAACGTTTTGATTCCCGTAGTAACCTAAGGCAACATCTTCATACACATGTGTCTGGATCCCTGCCATTCGGTGTCCCTGCTTCCATTCTGGAAAGTAATGACCTTGGTGAAGTACATCCCCTCAATGAAAACAGCGAGGCCCTTGAATGCCGCAGGCTCAGCTCCTTCATTGTTAAGGAGAATGAACAGCAGCCAGACCACACCAACCGGGGTACCACAGAGCCTTTGCAGATCAGTCAAGTATCTTTGATCTCCAAAGACACAGAGCCAGTAGAATTaaactgtaatttttctttttcaaggaaaagaaaaatgagctgtACCATCTGTGGTCATAAATTCGCTCGAAAGAGCCAATTGTTggaacacatgtatacacacaaagGTAAATCTTACAGATATAACCGATGCCAAAGGTTTGGTAATGCATTGGCCCAGAGATTTCAGCCATACTGTGACAGCTGGTCTGATGTCTCCCTGAAAAGTTCTCGCTTGTCACAAGAACACTTAGACTTGCCTTGTGCCTTAGAGTCAGAGCTTACACAAGAAAATGTGGATACTATCCTAGTTGAGTAG